In Lolium rigidum isolate FL_2022 unplaced genomic scaffold, APGP_CSIRO_Lrig_0.1 contig_35040_1, whole genome shotgun sequence, the genomic window GCATGTAAACATCCCATTTTAGAACTAACAGTCCCATTTTAGAACTAACAGTAATAAGTATTAGGAGATAGTAAGCTGTTGCCCTTGACCGGCCAAATAACATAGCAGCACATCAATATGGAAAAAGAGCAGAACCTGAAAACAAAATGTAGTGTCATAGTAGACATGGTTACAGTAAAGAAAATCAGAGAATTACAGAACTGCACCGTAAAGAACAAACATGTGGACTCAGAGGAAGCTGACCTGCATGCTGAGCTGGTCGACAGCGTCCGCTGCTCCATCTCGCATTACCATAGTGTGGATGATTGGAGGTGTACATAATCTAGGATCACAATAGCACATCAGTTGATCAAATTCTTTCTGAAAGCAAAAGTATGGCATACAAAATTCCTCTTCACATAGAAATCATATTCGACGATAGGCTAGTATTTCCCGATCAACAAATAAATTTTCTGAGAAAGTCGTATAGAATTATGAAAGCTGTAGCAAAAAGAAATATTTTGTCACTACTGTATAACAATTAGGAAGCCCGTGATATTAAAAAGTTGTAATCATCCATGCGAGATTTATTGGAGATTCACTGCACAGTCCATTGTCCGAATTAGGAAATCAACTTTGTATCACATCTCCATACATCTTGATGGCCACGAAGAGATAAGAAAACATGCGCATATGGAATATTTCTGTCAGACCTGAGTTTGACTTTGTTGCTTATGGATGATAAATCTTGGAAGTATCTAGGGAATAAGTTACCTTGTAAGGGTTAAAGCCATGCATATCTGCTCTTTGTAGACTGATAGTGATGTATAACAAACAGTATCACATGCATTTGTCTATCCCAAATGGATTCGGAAGGCTGGGAGGATGAAatgcatataaatttctatataggGGCTTCCTATCATTCTAGTTCCTTCTCCATGTTCCCGTGACAAAGATAACCATTTTTTGAGAAGTAATGCGAAATTTTAAACCAAATATGTGCAAAGGAACACCTCGCTGAACGGAAATCTAGACGTGCAGTGTGAAGAAACTAAGTTAACAACACAGAAAATAATCCTTGATGAAGTAGTCCAAGGCATGCCAACAGAACCAGAGGAATAAAGCAGCAGAACAGGGACATAGGAATCTCTGTTGTACACATCGAACAATAGATCAACTTTCCTGGCAAAGGCATCTCCATAAATTcctgaaaaagaaaacaaatcagGAGAAACAAAAATAGACAACAATcaagcaagaaaaggaaagatacTGAACTTCACGGGTTACCTGTTCCTGCAGGACGGACATGAGAAGTGTGGCTCGCCCGACGCTGCCGGCCGCCATTGCTCACCCGCACCAGCAGCCTCCCTCGGCTACCATCCCCATGGCTCATCCCCCGTTCCGGCGTGAGATCCTCCACCCCCACATGGGGGATCTCCCCCACGGCTCCTGGCCACCGGCCCTTGAACGCCTCCC contains:
- the LOC124681179 gene encoding uncharacterized protein LOC124681179, with the translated sequence MRTSAPSSPHVFPVRFKWRGRASAGASPAFFPPLPGIARLRSFSKMSVAIRSSPRGTGGVCVVNGGGSRWEAFKGRWPGAVGEIPHVGVEDLTPERGMSHGDGSRGRLLVRVSNGGRQRRASHTSHVRPAGTGIYGDAFARKVDLLFDVYNRDSYVPVLLLYSSGSVGMPWTTSSRIIFCVVNLVSSHCTSRFPFSEVFLCTYLV